Sequence from the Sanguibacter keddieii DSM 10542 genome:
CCGGTCCGGCCGATGAACATCAAGGCGATGAGCACGTACTTGCCGGCCTCGGGCAGCTCGTGGGTGACGCCGGTGGTCAGACCGACCGTCGCGAAGGCCGAGATCACCTCGAAGAGCACCACGTCGAGCGACCACCCGGTGATCTCGAGCAGGAGCAGGCACGAGACGAGCACCGCCGTGGCGCCGACGAACACGACGGCCACCGCGAGGCGGAGCGTGTCGCGGGGGATGCGTCGCCCGAAGACCTCGACGTCGCGGTCGCCCCGGGCCTCGGCGACGATCGCGATCATCATGACGGCCAGCGTCGTGACCTTGATGCCGCCGGCGGTCGAGGCGGAGCCACCACCGACGAACATCAGGGCGTCGGTGATGAGCCAGCTGGCCTCGTGCATCTGCCCGATGTCGACGGTGGAGAACCCGGCCGAGCGCGGCATCACGCTCATGAACACCCCGGAGAGCAGCTTGTCACCGACCGACATCGAGCCGAAGGTCCCCGCGTTGGTCCACTCGAGGGCGATGAACATGACGGCCCCGAAGACGACGAGCAGCGCCGAGGTGACGACGGTGAGCTTGGCGTGCAGGCTCCACCGGCGGAACTGCCGACGGTTGCGCGCCACGTTGAGGATCACGGGGAAGCCGAGAGCACCGATGAACGCGCCGACGATGATCGGGACGAGGAGCAGCCAGTCGCCCGCGTGAGGGGTGAGCCCCTCCTCGGTCGGGATGAAGCCGGCGTTGTTGAACACCGAGACCGCGTAGAAGATGCCGTGCCACAGGGCCTCGCCGGTGGTCTCGCGGAGCACGAGGAACCGCGGGACGAGCAGCAGGGCGAGCAGCACCTCGATCGTCGTCGAGGTGATGATGACGACGCGGATCAGCGAGCCGACCTCGCCGAGCCGGGTGGTCTTGGTCTCCGAGGCGGTGAGCAGCTTCTGGGTGAGCCCGATCCGGCGGGAGACGGCCATGCCGAGCAGCGAGGCCAGCGTCATGACGCCGAGACCGCCGACCTTGATGGCCACGAGGATGACGGCCTGGCCGAAGGGTGACCAGTAGGTCCCCGTCGGGACGGTCACGAGGCCGGTGACGCAGACGGCCGAGGTCGCCGTGAAGAACGCGTCGACGAAGGGCGCCCGGACCCCGCTGGTGGTCGCGAAGGGCGTCGAGAGCAGACCGGTGAAGACGGCGATCACCGCGGCGAACACGGTGATGGCGAGCCGGGCCGGAGACTGCCGCGCCATGCGGTCGACCAGCTCGCGGCCCGCCCAGATGCGGCCCGAGACCCCGGATGCCATGAGGCGCTCCCTGCGCTGGAGATGAGTCGGAGGTGACACGTACCAGCCGAACTCTGCCACGAGTCGAGCGGGGAGCGACGGCGGAGGCCAGAGACACACGGGCGGGCAGGTGCGACGTGCCCTCCGGCGCAGGCCCGGCGCGCTACCGTGGACCATGCCCAACAGCGTGCCTGCCCGTACCGACGTGGCCTGGAGCCCCGAGCTCGCCCAGCACGACTTCGGCCCGGGGCACCCGATGTCGCCCGTGCGGCTCGACCTCACCGTGCGCCTCGCCGGCGCCCTCGGCCTGCTCGACGAGGCCCACGTGCGTCTCGTCGACGCCGGCGTCGCCCCGGACGCGCTCCTGACGACCGTGCACGAGCCGGCGTACGTCGCCGCGGTGCACGCCGCCGCGCACGGCGTCGAGGACGTGCACCGAGGCCTGGGGACCGAGGACGACCCGATCTTCGCCGGGATGGACGACTCCGCCGCACGGATCGTCGCCGGGACCGTCGCGGTCGCGTCGTCCGTCTGGCGGGGCGAGGCCCTGCACGGCGTGAGCATCGCGGGGGGCATGCACCACGCGATGCCCGGTGGGGCGGCCGGCTTCTGCGTGTACAACGACGCGGCCGTCGCGATCCGCGCGCTGCTCGACGCGGGCGCTGAGCGCGTCGCGTACGTCGACCTCGACGCGCACCACGGCGACGGCGTCGAGCTCGTCTTCTGGGACGACCCGCGGGTGCTCACCGTCTCGGTCCACCAGAGCGGCGCGACGCTGTTCCCCGGCACCGGGCACGCGACGGACACGGGCGGGGCAGCCGCCCCCGGAGGTGCGGTCAACGTCGCGCTGCCTCCCCGGACCGGCAGCGCGGAGTGGCTGCGTGCCGTCGACGCGGTGGTGCCCGAGGCGCTGCGGGCGTTCCGGCCCGACGTGATCGTGTCCCAGCACGGCTGCGACGCGCACGGTCGCGACACCCTGAGCGACCTCGACGTCGGCGTCGACGCGCAGCGTCAGGCGACCGGGTGGGTCCACGAGCTGTCGCACGAGCTGAGCGACGGTCGCTGGGTGGCGCTCGGGGGAGGGGGCTACGCGATCGTCGAGGTGGTGCCGGTCGCCTGGTGCCACGTCCTGGCGATCGCCCAGCACCGCCCGGTCGACCCGGCCGCATCGGTCCCTGCCGTCTGGCGGACGCACGTCGAGACGGTGCTCGGGCACCGCGCCCCCGAGGTGATGTGCGACGCCGAGGGGCCGGTGACCTTCCGCCCGTGGGGCGAGGGCTACGACCCCGAGCAGGGGGTGGACCGGGCGATCCGTGCCACCCGGCAGGCGACGTTCCCGCTGCTGGGGGTGGACGTCAGCCTGGACGTCTGAGGAGGATCGGGGTGAAAGGGGCGCAGCCGCGGCGTCGTGCCTTTCCTCCGCGTCGTGGAGCCTCTAGTGTGTGCCCAGGGCTCATGTCACGTGCGCCCCAGGTGTCACACGGTCCACCGCGTCAGAGGCGACCACCGGGTGCCGACCGAACTCCGTGCCGCCTCCACCGGCACGCCGCACGGCCCGTCCAGGGTCGCGACACGAAGGTTCACACGATGAGCTCTGAAGCACCGCGCGTGCAGTTCCTGACCGTCGCCGAGGTGGCCGACGCGATGCGGGTGTCCAGGATGACCGTGTACCGCCTCGTGCACTCGGGCGAGCTGCCCGCCGTGCGCGTCGGCAAGTCCTTCCGGGTGCCGCAGGACGCGCTCACCGCATACCTGTCGTCCTCGAGGATCGAGGGTGACCAGCTGTCCTCGTGACGGCTGCGAGGCGTCGTCAGTCGTCGGCCGAGGTCGATGCTTGCCGTCGCGTCGCGTCTAGCCTCCCGAAGAAGGTAGGCTAGGGCAGGACTTTCCCGAGCGTGGGCGTCACGTGCGCCACTCGGAGTCGCCGGCCAGGTGCCGGCACGAGGCTCTGGGCGGTTCTACGACGTGCTGCGTGAGCAGACCCGATCAACATTGCGAGGACCCATGGGCTCCGTCATCAAGAAGCGCCGCAAGCGTATGGCAAAGAAGAAGCACCGCAAGCTGCTTCGCAAGACGCGCCACCAGCGTCGTAACAAGAAGTAGTCTCGTCCGGGCCCGGTTTCGACCGGGCCCGAGTCGTTCCCGGGGGTAGTGAGGACCACCAGATGGCTACAACGATGCACGACGTCGCGCAGCTGGCTGGCGTCTCGATCAAGACGGTCTCGAACGTCGTCAACGGGTACCCGTACATCCGTGACACGACGCGCGACCGCGTGCTCGCGGCCATCACCGAGCTCGACTACCAGATGAACGTCTCGGCCAGGAACCTCCGGTCGGGCCGCACGGGCATGATCTGCCTGGCGGTCCCGGAGCTGAGCCTGCCGTACTTCGCCGAGCTCGCCGACTCCGTGATCCGCGCCGCGGACGCGGTGGGCCTCACCGTGCTCATCGAGCAGACCGGCGCGACGCGCGAGCGCGAGCTCGAGGTGCTGTCGGGCAAGCGCAAGCACCTCACCGACGGGGTGATCTTCTCTCCCCTCGACCTCGGTCCCCAGGACCGCGCGGCCTTCGACGTGGACTTCCCCGTGGTGCTGCTCGGCGAGCGCGTGTTCGACGTCGGGCACGACCACGTGACGATGCACAACGTCGAGGCTGCCCGGGCCGCCACGGCGCACCTCATCGCCCAGGGGCGCCGTCGCATCGCGCTCATCGGGGCCCACGTCGGCGAGGACGTCGGGTCGGCCGTGCTGCGCACGCAGGGCTACCTCAAGGCCCTCGAAGACGCAGGCATCGCCGCCGACCCCGCTCTCGTCGGCGAGGCGGGCCTGTGGCACCGCGCGGACGGCGCCGAGGCCATGCACCGCCTGCTCGACTCGGGGACGGAGATCGATGCGGTCTTCGGTCTCAACGACGCCCTCGCCCTCGGTGCGATGCACGCCCTGCACATGCGTCGGGTGTCCGTGCCGGACGAGGTCGCGGTCATCGGCTTCGACGACATCGACGAGGCCCGGTACGCCTCGCCGCCCATGACGTCGGTGTCGCCGGGACGCGAGGAGATCGCCACCACGGCCGTCCGCCTCCTCCAGGCCCGCATCGCGGCACGCGGCAGCGACGACTGGACCCCGACCTCGGTGGTCGCCGGCTTCGAGATCGTGGTCCGCGAGTCCACCGGCACGTCCGGCTCCGGCTCAGAGCAGAGGTCCGGCGGCCTCTGAGCCGGACCTCCCTCGGGTCCCGGTTAGGACAGACGTGGCGCGCCTTCCGGTCACCGGTCGCGGAGCGACCTGTGTCCGATGAGCAGCGACGGCACCGCAGCGGACGCGGCGAGGACTCCCGCGACCACGAGTGCCACGGACAGGCTGGTCGCCTCGACGAGCCAGCCGAGGGCGAGCGAGCCGGCGAAGACCGAGACGTTCGCGACAGCGGACTCGAGGCTCAGCAGGGTGGCGCGCTGCGTGTCGTCCACCTGCCGGTGCAGCGTTGGCCCCTGGAGGGCGCTGACTGGTCCACCGAGGAAGAACGCGAGCGCGAAGCAGAGGACGAACCCGATGGTGGACGGCACCATCCCTGCAGCCATGATGGCTATGCCGGCGAGCAGCGACAGCAGCCCGACGGCGCGGTACCACACGTACCGTCCAGCCAGCCTGCCGCTCAGCGAGGCACCTGCTGCTGCGCTCAGCTGGGTCACGATGATGGCGACGGAGAACGCCGACGCCGCCGAGCCCGCCGAGCCGATCTCGGAGCGCATGTATAGCGGAGCGACGAGCTCGAAGGACTGGAAGGCGGCTGCGAACAGCAACCACCGGCAGGCGAACAGCAGGAAGATCCGGTTCGTCGAGACGAGTCGGGCGGCGTCGTGCACCGCGTGCCGCACGGTCGTGCTGCGCAGGTCAGGCTCGCGGGCCTGACTGGTCACGAGGTACAGCACCGCTACCAGGCAGACCACCTCGACCATGACGGCGACGAGAAGAGGCACGGCCACCCCCGTCGTCTGCACGCCGGCGATCGTCACCTCGGGCGGGAGTGCTGCCGCCAGTCCGCCACCGAGCAGTGCGCCCAGTGCACCCCCGAGCGCCATGGTCGCGAAGCCGCGCCCGAGGCCACGAGACGTCGCGAGGTCGGCCTCGGCCGGAGTCGTGGCTGCGTTCCGCGTCCGTTCGACGAACCAGGCCTGCAGCGGGCCTGACTCGAAGGCCCGGCCCAGCGCGAAAACCACAGACCAGAAGATGAACTGCGGCAGCGAGGACGCGAAGAACAGGCCGGTGAAGGCGGCCCCTCGACCGAGGCACGCCGCTGCGAGGGCGGTCCGCCGGGACATCCGGTCGGAGGCGATGCCGAGGGGCACCTCGAGCAGGGCGATCGAGAGCGCACCGACAGCCAGCACGAGCCCGACGTCTCGGACGGACAGGCCCCTCTCGCCCATGAGGATGACGAGCACCGGGAGCATCATCGACGTCCCGAGGATCTGGAGTGCCGTGAGCCCGGCGTAGCGCCGACGAACCTGCGCGACTGTCATTGATGCTGCCCTCTTCAGATGTTGATCCCGTGGTGGGGGATTGGACCAGAGAATGCGGCATCTGCGCGCAGGCACGCACCGCTGTTGTGCTCCCACAGGAGTCCGTCGTCGCGCTTGGAGATCCATGAGGCGCCCCCGAGGTAGAGCTCTGCCAAGACCTGGGGCGTCAACGAGATGTCTGGCGGTTCGAGAGCTGGCCAGACGGTTCCTGCGCCGTTCGTGACGGACAATCTCCAGGCACGTGAGTTCACGGGAAACTCACGGTCGCTGAGTTGCAGAGTCAAGTTCACATCGGCACCGAAGGCTCTGGACTCGAAGGCTCTCACCGGATCGAGGATTCTCAGGTAGAGGCCAGGGATCGTCGTCCCAGGGGAGTCAGGGGGGCGGGACTCGTCGAGAGGGCGTGGGCCGGAGAACACTCGGCATGAAGGGTAGGCGGCGACTATGAGGTCCCAGAGCTCTCGCTCTGCACGCACTGGGGCGCACAGGTCGAGGACCTGCAATGGCCGGCTGTTGTCGTCCCGCCGATAGGCCGCGACGGCGAACGCCTCCAGGCTGCCGTCCTGTCGGAGAAGTCTGATTGCGAATGGCTTCTCCAGGGACCCTCCCTGCTCGTCCTGCCACAACAAGTCGAGGTCCTCGGGGGTCGATGCGAGTGTTCCGACCCGCGAGGACCTAGATGACCGGAACCGCATCAATGATTCGGTCGTCGCACGGTCCAGCGGTGAGGACTCGAGAATCAGGCCAGCCGGATGTCCTGCTGGGACGCCAGCCGGAGGTCGCGGTTCGTGCAGGACCGACTGTGTAGCCATCCCTATCCCGAGCACAGAAGACTGGCGTGTACCCGCCAGCATGGTCGCCACCATGGCGTACTTCCGGGACGCGTGAGTGTCCTCCAGGAACTTCCGGAGAAGATCTCGCACGACCGGCTGCGCAGCGGTCTGGCCGTCAGAGATGAGCCACCTCACGGTTGGGACGAGCAAAGTGGCGCCGCCAGGGACTGTGAGCTCTCTGATCGGGCACGTCAGGCCCGCCGCGAGCTTCCGGACGCCTGCATGGTGCGTGAAGGCGCCGAGCGTCTCGTGGTCGGCTAGGGTCCTGAACCAGCGCGTGACGTGGCCGGGGGTGGGGTTCGCCAGTCCGTGGCCCTGCCAGGCACGGAGGAGGTGCCGGATGTCCCGACGATCGAGGTTGGAGTAGTGCACCTTCACGAAAGCGTCAGCTCCTCGTGGCGAACAACCGGATCCGAGGACCTAATGCTTGAGCCCGCGGTACCTCAACGACGCGAGCGTGCCGCACCAGCCCTGTCGCCTCGAACGAGCCGAGCACGTCGAGAGGATCGAGGACCCGCGTCGCGGGTGAGAAGGTCGCGAGCGTGAGCCGACCTTCTGGTCGTTCCTCCGACAGCGAGAGGTCGAAGGTGACGACGGGGCCGCTGCTCTGACGGCGTGCGGTGCCTTCGAGCCGATATGTGGTCGATCGCGTCCTGATCCATTTTGTCGGCAGGTCGACCTCGGCCGACGGCTGGGCGGTGATGCTCTGCGCGAGGGAGCGGATATCGGGTATGTCGACGATGACTCGACCCTCACCCCGGCAGACGCGCAGGAGCTCGTGGGCCGCGCTATCCAGGTCCTCTCGGCTGAGCAGGTGTGAGTATGCGCCTCGAGGTGCTATCACGAGCTCGAACTGTTCGTCGTCGAAGGGCATCTGCCGCATGTCCCCCTGGACGAGACGCACGTCCTGCCCGGCGACACGCTCTCGAGCGCCCGCGAGCATGCCGAGCGAGATGTCGAGACCGACGCGACGAGCTGGTCTGGGAAGCTCTGAGAGCACTCGTCCGGTACCGCAGCCGACCTCCAGGATCGAGCTCGTCCCCGTGGACTCGGACCTCCAGAGGTCGAGGTCGGCATCTCCTCCGTGGAAGGCGAGGTCGTAGTACCT
This genomic interval carries:
- a CDS encoding helix-turn-helix domain-containing protein; the encoded protein is MSSEAPRVQFLTVAEVADAMRVSRMTVYRLVHSGELPAVRVGKSFRVPQDALTAYLSSSRIEGDQLSS
- a CDS encoding LacI family DNA-binding transcriptional regulator, coding for MATTMHDVAQLAGVSIKTVSNVVNGYPYIRDTTRDRVLAAITELDYQMNVSARNLRSGRTGMICLAVPELSLPYFAELADSVIRAADAVGLTVLIEQTGATRERELEVLSGKRKHLTDGVIFSPLDLGPQDRAAFDVDFPVVLLGERVFDVGHDHVTMHNVEAARAATAHLIAQGRRRIALIGAHVGEDVGSAVLRTQGYLKALEDAGIAADPALVGEAGLWHRADGAEAMHRLLDSGTEIDAVFGLNDALALGAMHALHMRRVSVPDEVAVIGFDDIDEARYASPPMTSVSPGREEIATTAVRLLQARIAARGSDDWTPTSVVAGFEIVVRESTGTSGSGSEQRSGGL
- a CDS encoding 30S ribosomal protein bS22, yielding MGSVIKKRRKRMAKKKHRKLLRKTRHQRRNKK
- a CDS encoding class I SAM-dependent methyltransferase produces the protein MMAADFYSPISRYYDLAFHGGDADLDLWRSESTGTSSILEVGCGTGRVLSELPRPARRVGLDISLGMLAGARERVAGQDVRLVQGDMRQMPFDDEQFELVIAPRGAYSHLLSREDLDSAAHELLRVCRGEGRVIVDIPDIRSLAQSITAQPSAEVDLPTKWIRTRSTTYRLEGTARRQSSGPVVTFDLSLSEERPEGRLTLATFSPATRVLDPLDVLGSFEATGLVRHARVVEVPRAQALGPRIRLFATRS
- a CDS encoding MFS transporter yields the protein MTVAQVRRRYAGLTALQILGTSMMLPVLVILMGERGLSVRDVGLVLAVGALSIALLEVPLGIASDRMSRRTALAAACLGRGAAFTGLFFASSLPQFIFWSVVFALGRAFESGPLQAWFVERTRNAATTPAEADLATSRGLGRGFATMALGGALGALLGGGLAAALPPEVTIAGVQTTGVAVPLLVAVMVEVVCLVAVLYLVTSQAREPDLRSTTVRHAVHDAARLVSTNRIFLLFACRWLLFAAAFQSFELVAPLYMRSEIGSAGSAASAFSVAIIVTQLSAAAGASLSGRLAGRYVWYRAVGLLSLLAGIAIMAAGMVPSTIGFVLCFALAFFLGGPVSALQGPTLHRQVDDTQRATLLSLESAVANVSVFAGSLALGWLVEATSLSVALVVAGVLAASAAVPSLLIGHRSLRDR
- a CDS encoding TrkH family potassium uptake protein is translated as MASGVSGRIWAGRELVDRMARQSPARLAITVFAAVIAVFTGLLSTPFATTSGVRAPFVDAFFTATSAVCVTGLVTVPTGTYWSPFGQAVILVAIKVGGLGVMTLASLLGMAVSRRIGLTQKLLTASETKTTRLGEVGSLIRVVIITSTTIEVLLALLLVPRFLVLRETTGEALWHGIFYAVSVFNNAGFIPTEEGLTPHAGDWLLLVPIIVGAFIGALGFPVILNVARNRRQFRRWSLHAKLTVVTSALLVVFGAVMFIALEWTNAGTFGSMSVGDKLLSGVFMSVMPRSAGFSTVDIGQMHEASWLITDALMFVGGGSASTAGGIKVTTLAVMMIAIVAEARGDRDVEVFGRRIPRDTLRLAVAVVFVGATAVLVSCLLLLEITGWSLDVVLFEVISAFATVGLTTGVTHELPEAGKYVLIALMFIGRTGTMTLAAALALRDRRRVIRLPEERPIIG
- a CDS encoding sterol carrier protein domain-containing protein, coding for MKVHYSNLDRRDIRHLLRAWQGHGLANPTPGHVTRWFRTLADHETLGAFTHHAGVRKLAAGLTCPIRELTVPGGATLLVPTVRWLISDGQTAAQPVVRDLLRKFLEDTHASRKYAMVATMLAGTRQSSVLGIGMATQSVLHEPRPPAGVPAGHPAGLILESSPLDRATTESLMRFRSSRSSRVGTLASTPEDLDLLWQDEQGGSLEKPFAIRLLRQDGSLEAFAVAAYRRDDNSRPLQVLDLCAPVRAERELWDLIVAAYPSCRVFSGPRPLDESRPPDSPGTTIPGLYLRILDPVRAFESRAFGADVNLTLQLSDREFPVNSRAWRLSVTNGAGTVWPALEPPDISLTPQVLAELYLGGASWISKRDDGLLWEHNSGACLRADAAFSGPIPHHGINI
- a CDS encoding acetoin utilization protein AcuC: MPNSVPARTDVAWSPELAQHDFGPGHPMSPVRLDLTVRLAGALGLLDEAHVRLVDAGVAPDALLTTVHEPAYVAAVHAAAHGVEDVHRGLGTEDDPIFAGMDDSAARIVAGTVAVASSVWRGEALHGVSIAGGMHHAMPGGAAGFCVYNDAAVAIRALLDAGAERVAYVDLDAHHGDGVELVFWDDPRVLTVSVHQSGATLFPGTGHATDTGGAAAPGGAVNVALPPRTGSAEWLRAVDAVVPEALRAFRPDVIVSQHGCDAHGRDTLSDLDVGVDAQRQATGWVHELSHELSDGRWVALGGGGYAIVEVVPVAWCHVLAIAQHRPVDPAASVPAVWRTHVETVLGHRAPEVMCDAEGPVTFRPWGEGYDPEQGVDRAIRATRQATFPLLGVDVSLDV